In Rhodothermales bacterium, a single genomic region encodes these proteins:
- a CDS encoding VWA domain-containing protein: MEILFGLNPVLLVLGAIAAGLGSVLMYRGTTPALSVGKRALLGALRFLSLFIIILLLCEPILARLTTITENPILAVLIDTSESMRIGDGGGDTAAPDQRIPTLLDALGEWAPSTVRYFSFDSRVSNLVADEPSLDSLVFEGQRTDISAAVEYVRSELSESNLGAVLLVSDGRYTSGRNPRHTADRSDVPIYTVVLGDSTEKRDIRISRVNTNDITYTGVGLPFEVGIVATGFAGSRVVVSVSVEDSTVGSARVNVPPDGTEASVSMVFTPDSPGLKQFIVRVTGLEGEATFRNNVSTTNVRVLDRRRRILLVGGGPDPDLAAMRQILETDESNEVSTIVQKRGGGYYGTGMPTTFGDVDVIVLAGFPAPSANVDDVRRVATAIASGTPGIFIASRHMDLRRFEEILSPVFGTTVPRRQRTFYEATPVPTPSGHRHSVLEGIAAGEAWLRLPPVTTTDAPWTVAADARTLATARVRDVNLKDPLLAVRSQSGTRTAVFFGAGTWRMANLPEALSAYQDHWPGLLRNLIQWVSAAEDDRMVRVRTTSGEFAGGDRIGFTGQVYDESMNPVSDADIEILVTAPTGDEYRYGMESIGNGRYVLDASPLGEGTYRYRATAIRAGSPVGTDAGSFAVGNLTLEFRNPVADPLLMRQIALRSGGAALTPGTFSRLPELVASSGRFEPVVSERRRELELWRQPAFLLIVILSLAVEWVLRKRAGLS, encoded by the coding sequence ATGGAGATTCTCTTCGGACTTAATCCGGTCTTGCTCGTGCTTGGTGCGATAGCCGCCGGGCTCGGATCAGTCCTCATGTACCGGGGCACAACTCCGGCGCTCTCCGTCGGCAAGCGTGCGTTGCTCGGCGCGCTTCGCTTCCTGTCGCTCTTCATCATCATTCTCCTGCTCTGTGAACCGATCCTCGCGCGTCTGACCACTATCACCGAGAATCCGATCCTGGCCGTTCTGATCGATACGAGCGAGAGCATGCGAATTGGAGATGGAGGCGGAGATACCGCAGCTCCGGATCAACGGATCCCCACACTCCTGGATGCGCTCGGAGAATGGGCACCGTCGACGGTTCGTTACTTCTCGTTCGACAGTCGGGTGAGCAATCTGGTCGCCGATGAGCCATCACTCGACAGTCTTGTGTTCGAGGGGCAGCGCACGGACATCTCTGCCGCTGTCGAGTATGTCCGCTCTGAACTGTCCGAATCCAACCTCGGCGCTGTACTGCTTGTCTCCGACGGCCGCTACACGTCGGGGCGCAATCCGCGTCACACGGCCGATCGCTCTGACGTCCCCATTTATACCGTCGTGCTCGGAGATTCGACCGAGAAACGGGATATACGGATCTCCCGCGTCAACACGAATGACATCACATACACCGGGGTGGGTCTGCCCTTCGAGGTCGGCATCGTGGCCACGGGCTTTGCCGGATCACGCGTTGTCGTTTCAGTGTCTGTCGAGGACTCGACGGTCGGCTCGGCCAGGGTCAACGTGCCACCGGACGGCACGGAGGCATCTGTGAGCATGGTCTTCACTCCGGACTCGCCCGGGCTCAAGCAATTCATTGTAAGGGTAACGGGCCTCGAGGGAGAGGCGACATTCAGAAACAACGTCTCGACGACCAACGTGCGAGTGCTGGACCGGCGACGACGCATCCTTCTCGTTGGCGGAGGCCCTGACCCCGACCTGGCCGCGATGCGGCAGATCCTTGAGACAGATGAAAGCAATGAGGTTTCTACGATTGTCCAAAAGCGCGGTGGCGGCTACTACGGAACCGGCATGCCGACGACGTTTGGTGACGTTGACGTGATCGTTCTGGCAGGCTTCCCCGCGCCTTCCGCAAATGTCGATGATGTGCGTCGCGTTGCCACGGCCATCGCGAGCGGCACACCGGGTATCTTCATTGCGTCGCGCCACATGGACCTGAGGCGGTTCGAGGAGATCCTGTCGCCGGTGTTCGGCACGACCGTCCCGCGTCGTCAGCGGACGTTCTACGAGGCCACTCCTGTGCCGACGCCGTCGGGCCATCGCCACTCTGTCCTGGAGGGAATCGCTGCGGGCGAAGCGTGGCTCCGCCTTCCACCGGTCACGACGACCGACGCACCGTGGACTGTTGCGGCCGATGCGCGCACCCTCGCGACGGCCCGCGTGCGCGACGTGAATCTCAAAGATCCCCTGCTGGCAGTAAGATCACAGTCCGGCACCCGCACGGCGGTGTTCTTCGGTGCCGGAACGTGGAGGATGGCCAACCTTCCGGAGGCCCTCTCGGCGTACCAGGACCACTGGCCCGGTTTGTTGCGCAACCTGATCCAGTGGGTATCCGCAGCCGAGGACGATCGAATGGTTCGAGTGCGTACCACGTCGGGTGAATTTGCCGGTGGCGATCGCATCGGTTTCACCGGGCAGGTCTACGACGAGAGCATGAATCCCGTGAGCGATGCGGACATCGAGATCCTCGTCACGGCACCCACCGGAGACGAGTACCGCTACGGAATGGAATCGATAGGAAACGGCCGCTACGTTCTCGACGCCAGCCCGCTCGGCGAAGGCACGTACCGGTACCGCGCAACAGCAATCCGCGCAGGCTCGCCCGTCGGCACGGACGCCGGCAGTTTCGCCGTCGGGAATTTGACGCTCGAGTTTCGCAATCCGGTCGCCGATCCCTTGCTGATGCGCCAGATTGCCCTGCGCAGCGGCGGTGCAGCCTTGACGCCCGGGACGTTCAGCCGCCTGCCGGAGCTCGTTGCGTCTTCGGGCCGCTTTGAGCCCGTCGTCTCCGAGCGTCGGAGGGAACTCGAGCTGTGGCGCCAACCCGCATTCCTGCTCATCGTGATCCTGTCACTCGCAGTCGAGTGGGTCCTGCGTAAACGTGCCGGGCTGAGTTGA
- a CDS encoding amidohydrolase gives MSTNGQNQRLMTDRDLDDLSKVHQNLANLLRTVRRHLHANPELGFQEHKTAQYIREILQMEGVTGIQEIAGTGLYVDIKGDHPGPMVGYRADIDALEAEDRKDVPYRSTSDIAAHLCGHDAHSSVAIGVAVLLHGLKQHLHGTVRVFFQPNEEGVPSGAPVMIDGGVLDGLSAVYASHVDPTLQVGQYGLIAGPATASADRFLVQVSSDTSGHSARPHQTIDTVWVATQIATQLYQMVGRLSDARNSAILTICRIAGGHAFNVIPAEVEFGGTLRCIDEDERARLKARTIQISEDVGRLYGADVKAEYSDGAPAVINHPGLVKGVAATITELFGDQAIVRIPVPSMGAEDFAYYLKYIPGMLLRVGTASGPATSHPLHDSRFDIDEESLAPAAQLMACVLMSHLREQAVRQATVA, from the coding sequence ATGAGTACTAACGGACAGAATCAACGGCTGATGACAGATCGCGACCTGGATGATCTGTCGAAGGTCCATCAGAATCTCGCGAACCTGCTTCGTACCGTGCGTCGGCATCTGCACGCCAATCCCGAGCTCGGTTTCCAGGAGCACAAGACGGCACAGTACATCCGCGAAATCCTGCAGATGGAAGGTGTCACGGGTATTCAGGAGATAGCCGGCACCGGTCTGTACGTCGACATCAAGGGTGATCACCCCGGTCCTATGGTCGGCTACCGGGCAGACATAGACGCCCTCGAGGCTGAGGATCGGAAGGACGTTCCGTATCGCTCGACCAGCGACATCGCGGCGCACCTCTGCGGCCACGATGCACATTCGTCCGTCGCGATCGGTGTGGCGGTCCTGCTACACGGCTTGAAGCAGCACCTGCACGGAACGGTGCGCGTGTTCTTTCAGCCCAATGAGGAGGGCGTCCCGAGCGGAGCGCCCGTGATGATCGACGGAGGCGTGCTCGACGGCCTGAGCGCGGTTTACGCATCCCATGTCGATCCAACGCTGCAGGTCGGTCAGTACGGCCTCATCGCAGGACCGGCAACCGCCTCCGCAGACCGATTCCTTGTTCAGGTAAGCTCGGACACTTCGGGCCATTCCGCACGGCCGCATCAGACGATCGACACGGTCTGGGTCGCGACGCAGATCGCCACACAGCTCTACCAGATGGTCGGCCGACTGTCGGATGCCAGAAATTCGGCGATCCTCACGATCTGCCGTATTGCCGGCGGCCACGCATTCAACGTGATTCCGGCAGAAGTCGAATTCGGCGGGACGTTGCGGTGCATCGACGAGGACGAACGTGCGAGACTGAAGGCGCGCACGATTCAGATCTCGGAGGATGTCGGCCGGTTGTACGGCGCCGACGTCAAAGCAGAGTATTCCGATGGCGCACCGGCGGTGATCAACCACCCCGGATTGGTCAAGGGTGTTGCCGCGACGATCACAGAACTGTTCGGCGATCAGGCAATCGTTCGTATACCGGTTCCAAGCATGGGTGCAGAAGACTTCGCGTACTACTTGAAGTACATTCCGGGTATGCTGTTGCGCGTCGGTACAGCCTCCGGACCTGCGACCAGCCACCCCCTTCACGACTCTCGATTCGACATCGACGAAGAGTCACTGGCGCCTGCAGCCCAGCTTATGGCCTGTGTGCTGATGAGCCATCTGAGGGAGCAAGCGGTCCGGCAAGCCACGGTCGCCTAG